Proteins co-encoded in one Sander vitreus isolate 19-12246 chromosome 9, sanVit1, whole genome shotgun sequence genomic window:
- the cluap1 gene encoding clusterin-associated protein 1 homolog isoform X1 gives MSFRDLRNFTEMMRALGYPRLISMENFRTPNFTLVAEILIWLVKRYEPQMDIPTDVDTESDRIFFIKAVAQFMATKAHIKVNTKRLYQADGYAVKEMLKITSVLYSAMKTKQMALGDLIEEDNSKFKFDLSSKVSDLKAARQLASEVTSKGASLYDLLGKEVDLREMRTAAIARPLEINETEKALRAAIKEVLQSVEETKDMLSNVVSDETSLDAKIEKKKQELERNRKRLQTLQSVRPAFMDEYEKIEEDLQKQYETFVEKFRNLCFLESQLDEYHRLEQERFEEAENIMRMMQHVLREEEEERDLTRSSLKDEDSDMDVPEDEGSDSDMDESRPSKPRPTQNGIMAGRRARFIGNMQGGDSDETEDSEIDVDEDDEDDDEGEEEEGKDLEDNSLEGPVSRGARPSKGGMRPPLLEESDNDF, from the exons ATGTCCTTCCGAGACTTAAGAA ATTTCACAGAAATGATGAGAGCCCTGGGCTATCCTCGGTTGATATCAATGGAGAACTTCAGAACACCAAATTTCACTTTAGTTGCAGAAATCCTAATATGGCTCGTAAAGAG ATATGAGCCTCAGATGGACATCCCAACTGATGTAGATACAGAGTCAGACAGAATATTCTTCATCAAGGCCGTGGCCCAGTTTATG GCAACTAAGGCTCACATCAAGGTGAACACCAAGCGTCTTTACCAGGCCGATGGCTACGCAGTAAAAGAGATGCTGAAGATTACTTCAGTGCTGTACAGTGCTATGAAGACCAAGCAGATGGCCCTGGGAGATCTAATCGAGGAGGACAACAGCAAGTTCAAGTTCGACCTCAGCTCAAAG GTTTCAGATCTTAAAGCAGCTCGGCAGCTGGCATCCGAGGTCACATCTAAAGGAGCATCTCTCTATGATTTACTGGGAAAAGAAGTGGATTTAAGG GAAATGAGAACTGCGGCTATTGCTAGACCTCTGGAGATCAATGAGACTGAAAAGGCCCTGAGAGCTGCCATCAAGGAGGTTTTG CAAAGTGTGGAGGAGACGAAAGACATGCTGAGCAACGTCGTTTCTGATGAAACCAGTCTGGACGCTAAGATAgaaaagaagaagcaggagCTGGAGAGGAATCGGAAAAGGCTCCAGACACTGCAGAGTGTCAG gccgGCTTTCATGGATGAATATGAGAAGATTGAGGAAGATCTGCAAAAGCAATATGAAACCTTTGTGGAGAAGTTCAGGAACCTCTGCTTCCTGGAGTCTCAGCTGGATGAATACCATAGGCTGGAGCAGGAGAggtttgag GAGGCTGAGAACATAATGAGGATGATGCAGCATGTattgagggaggaggaggaggagagggacctGACGAGGAGTTCCT TGAAAGATGAGGATTCTGACATGGACGTTCCAGAGGACGAAGGTTCAGACAGCGACATGGACGAGAGTCGACCTTCTAAGCCGCGGCCCACACAAAACGGCATCATGGCAG GAAGAAGAGCTCGATTCATCGGGAACATGCAGGGTGGTGATAGTGATGAG ACTGAAGACAGCGAGATTGATGTggatgaggatgatgaggatgatgatgaaggCGAAGAGGAGGAGGGCAAGGATTTGGAGGACAACAGTCTGGAGGGCCCAGTGTCCAGGGGTGCTCGCCCCTCAAAGGGGGGCATGAGACCCCCTCTGCTGGAGGAGAGCGACAATGACTTCTAA
- the cluap1 gene encoding clusterin-associated protein 1 homolog isoform X2, protein MMRALGYPRLISMENFRTPNFTLVAEILIWLVKRYEPQMDIPTDVDTESDRIFFIKAVAQFMATKAHIKVNTKRLYQADGYAVKEMLKITSVLYSAMKTKQMALGDLIEEDNSKFKFDLSSKVSDLKAARQLASEVTSKGASLYDLLGKEVDLREMRTAAIARPLEINETEKALRAAIKEVLQSVEETKDMLSNVVSDETSLDAKIEKKKQELERNRKRLQTLQSVRPAFMDEYEKIEEDLQKQYETFVEKFRNLCFLESQLDEYHRLEQERFEEAENIMRMMQHVLREEEEERDLTRSSLKDEDSDMDVPEDEGSDSDMDESRPSKPRPTQNGIMAGRRARFIGNMQGGDSDETEDSEIDVDEDDEDDDEGEEEEGKDLEDNSLEGPVSRGARPSKGGMRPPLLEESDNDF, encoded by the exons ATGATGAGAGCCCTGGGCTATCCTCGGTTGATATCAATGGAGAACTTCAGAACACCAAATTTCACTTTAGTTGCAGAAATCCTAATATGGCTCGTAAAGAG ATATGAGCCTCAGATGGACATCCCAACTGATGTAGATACAGAGTCAGACAGAATATTCTTCATCAAGGCCGTGGCCCAGTTTATG GCAACTAAGGCTCACATCAAGGTGAACACCAAGCGTCTTTACCAGGCCGATGGCTACGCAGTAAAAGAGATGCTGAAGATTACTTCAGTGCTGTACAGTGCTATGAAGACCAAGCAGATGGCCCTGGGAGATCTAATCGAGGAGGACAACAGCAAGTTCAAGTTCGACCTCAGCTCAAAG GTTTCAGATCTTAAAGCAGCTCGGCAGCTGGCATCCGAGGTCACATCTAAAGGAGCATCTCTCTATGATTTACTGGGAAAAGAAGTGGATTTAAGG GAAATGAGAACTGCGGCTATTGCTAGACCTCTGGAGATCAATGAGACTGAAAAGGCCCTGAGAGCTGCCATCAAGGAGGTTTTG CAAAGTGTGGAGGAGACGAAAGACATGCTGAGCAACGTCGTTTCTGATGAAACCAGTCTGGACGCTAAGATAgaaaagaagaagcaggagCTGGAGAGGAATCGGAAAAGGCTCCAGACACTGCAGAGTGTCAG gccgGCTTTCATGGATGAATATGAGAAGATTGAGGAAGATCTGCAAAAGCAATATGAAACCTTTGTGGAGAAGTTCAGGAACCTCTGCTTCCTGGAGTCTCAGCTGGATGAATACCATAGGCTGGAGCAGGAGAggtttgag GAGGCTGAGAACATAATGAGGATGATGCAGCATGTattgagggaggaggaggaggagagggacctGACGAGGAGTTCCT TGAAAGATGAGGATTCTGACATGGACGTTCCAGAGGACGAAGGTTCAGACAGCGACATGGACGAGAGTCGACCTTCTAAGCCGCGGCCCACACAAAACGGCATCATGGCAG GAAGAAGAGCTCGATTCATCGGGAACATGCAGGGTGGTGATAGTGATGAG ACTGAAGACAGCGAGATTGATGTggatgaggatgatgaggatgatgatgaaggCGAAGAGGAGGAGGGCAAGGATTTGGAGGACAACAGTCTGGAGGGCCCAGTGTCCAGGGGTGCTCGCCCCTCAAAGGGGGGCATGAGACCCCCTCTGCTGGAGGAGAGCGACAATGACTTCTAA
- the ccdc124 gene encoding coiled-coil domain-containing protein 124, with product MPKKFQGENSKAATAKARKAEAKAVADARKKQQEEDALWQETDKHVLKKGQRKDEKEKKRLELLERKKENQRLLDEESSSIKGRAQREVGPGGKVTRAQIDEVLQNELKQQQELELKPKEKSHLEIPLEENVNRIILEEGTVEARTIEDAIAVLSTGPEDLDHHPERRMKAAFAAYEEANMPRLKQENPNMRLSQLKQMLKKEWMKSPENPLNQCFATYNSK from the exons ATGCCAAAGAAGTTCCAGGGCGAGAACTCCAAGGCGGCCACAGCCAAAGCCCGCAAGGCCGAGGCCAAGGCAGTGGCAGACGCCCGCAAGAAGCAGCAGGAAGAGGATGCTCTATGGCAGGAAACCGACAAACATGTTCTCAAAAAAGGACAGAGAAAG gatgaaaaggaaaagaagaggctCGAGCTTCTggagaggaaaaaggaaaacCAACGACTTCTGGATGAGGAGAGCTCTAGCATAAAAGGCAGAGCCCAGAGGGAGGTTGGACCTGGAGGGAAAGTGACTCGTGCCCAGATCGACGAGGTGCTTCAGAACGAGCTCAAGCAACAGCAGGAGCTAGAGCTCAAACCGAAAG AAAAGAGCCATCTGGAGATTCCACTGGAGGAGAACGTGAACAGAATTATCCTTGAGGAAGGAACCGTGGAAGCCAGAACAATAGAAGATGCCATCGCTGTGCTCAG CACTGGGCCTGAGGACTTGGATCACCACCCGGAGCGGAGGATGAAAGCAGCGTTTGCTGCCTATGAGGAGGCCAACATGCCTCGCTTAAAACAGGAGAACCCCAACATGAGGCTGTCGCAGCTGAAGCAAATGTTGAAGAAGGAGTGGATGAAGTCGCCAGAGAACCCCCTGAACCAATGCTTTGCCACCTACAACTCAAAGTGA